In Phocoena phocoena chromosome 3, mPhoPho1.1, whole genome shotgun sequence, a single window of DNA contains:
- the SOX30 gene encoding transcription factor SOX-30 isoform X2 has translation MERARPEPPPQPRQLPRATPPRPLRPAPPPVAVEGASFRAAAAEPSASPLAACAAAIVTVASSCGEAPASGVQPAARRVLQVNPEQVLLLPPGPPLPQGREEGAAASPAQARLLQLRPELLLLPPPASEGSPCRPQLHPVQPLPVHVKTEKQELDPSLDPSVGPRRAVKAGLKASKAAKAGGPGPALDSPRGDEKGKLEEEEDVMSYTAAKGGEGKSLAAIREGVIKTEEPERLREDSRLGTEPASSDLVHGSKDVILTQPSIAFGPHQQDLRIPLTLHTVPPGARIQFQGPPPSELTGLTKVPLTPVPIKMQSLLEPSVKIETKDVPLTVLPSDAGIPDTPFSKDRNGHVKRPMNAFMVWARIHRPALAKANPAANNAEISVQLGLEWNKLSEEQKKPYYDEAQKIKEKHREEFPGWIYQPRPGKRKRFPLSVSNVLSGTTQNIISTNSTTVYPYCSPTYSVVIPSLQNPITHSVARALIVGLLLAMEIFQVQCQNALVIMKTDARTMRLCFQL, from the exons ATGGAGAGAGCCAGGCCGGAGCCGCCGCCTCAGCCGCGCCAACTGCCGCGGGCGACCCCGCCGCGCCCGCTGCGCCCCGCTCCGCCCCCGGTGGCTGTCGAGGGCGCCTCCTTTCGGGCAGCGGCCGCGGAGCCCTCTGCGTCGCCGCTCGCCGCGTGCGCGGCCGCCATTGTGACGGTAGCCTCGTCGTGCGGAGAGGCTCCGGCGTCGGGCGTACAGCCCGCGGCACGGCGGGTACTGCAGGTGAACCCGGAGCAGGTGTTACTGCTGCCGCCGGGGCCACCACTGCCTCAGGGCCGGGAGGAAGGCGCAGCCGCCTCTCCCGCGCAGGCGCGGCTGCTGCAGCTGAGGCCCGAGCTGCTACTGCTGCCGCCGCCGGCGTCCGAGGGCTCCCCCTGCAGGCCTCAGTTGCACCCGGTGCAGCCCCTGCCGGTGCACGTTAAGACAGAGAAGCAGGAGCTGGACCCCAGCTTGGATCCGTCAGTGGGACCTCGGAGGGCCGTCAAGGCGGGCCTTAAGGCCTCCAAGGCAGCGAAGGCAGGAGGCCCCGGGCCGGCCCTCGACAGCCCCCGAGGGGACGAGAAGGGCaagctggaggaagaggaggatgtcATGAGCTACACGGCGGCGAAAGGCGGGGAAGGCAAAAGCCTGGCGGCTATCAGAGAAGGAGTCATCAAAACGGAGGAGCCTGAGAGACTCCGCGAGGACTCCAGGCTCGGCACAGAGCCCGCGTCCAGTGACCTGGTCCATGGCAGCAAGGATGTCATCCTGACCCAGCCGTCCATTGCCTTTGGGCCGCACCAGCAAGACCTCAGGATCCCTTTGACTCTTCATACCGTGCCCCCTGGAGCCCGGATACAGTTTCAGGGACCTCCACCTTCAGAGCTGACAGGATTGACCAAGGTCCCCTTGACACCAGTGCCTATTAAAATGCAGTCCTTACTGGAACCTTCTGTAAAAATTGAAACCAAAGATGTCCCGCTCACCGTGCTTCCCTCAGATGCAG GAATACCAGACACTCCCTTCAGTAAGGACAGAAATGGTCATGTGAAGCGACCCATGAATGCATTTATGGTTTGGGCAAGGATCCACCGGCCAGCACTAGCCAAAGCTAACCCAGCAGCCAACAATGCAGAAATCAGTGTCCAGCTCGGGTTAGAGTGGAACAAACTTAgtgaagaacaaaagaaaccctATTATGATGAAGCacaaaagattaaagaaaagcaCAGAGAGGAATTTCCTG GTTGGATTTATCAGCCTCGTCCAGGGAAGCGAAAACGCTTCCCTCTAAGCGTTTCCAATGTACTTTCTGGTACCACACAGAATATCATCTCTACAAATTCAACAACAGTTTATCCTTATTGCTCACCTACCTACTCTGTGGTAATTCCCAGCCTACAGAACCCCATCACTCATTCAGTTG